One Desulfomicrobium apsheronum genomic region harbors:
- a CDS encoding LpxI family protein, producing MTRTLGIIAGGGSFPITVANTAKERGERVIGVGFASDTDPAFRAHCDNFSWLKLGQLGKLIDFFTANHVTHVVMAGPINKPRALDLRPDWRAARLLFSIKTRGDDVLLRALTAELEREGLAVVAPHHYSPNLLAPEGILTKRRPTQAEREDVEFAWKLAQSLGQFDIGQCLVVREKIVLAVEAIEGTDAAIRRGGQLGGPGAVVVKRPKPTQDKRLDLPAFGLKTLQAMADVGATCLAFEAGGCIFFEQDQALAFANAHDIALLGLPPGT from the coding sequence ATGACCAGAACGCTTGGCATCATCGCGGGCGGCGGCTCATTTCCCATCACCGTGGCCAATACGGCAAAAGAACGCGGCGAACGCGTCATCGGTGTCGGATTCGCTTCCGACACCGATCCTGCCTTTAGGGCCCACTGCGACAATTTCTCCTGGCTCAAACTTGGGCAGCTTGGCAAACTCATCGATTTCTTCACCGCCAACCACGTCACGCACGTGGTCATGGCTGGTCCCATCAACAAGCCAAGGGCACTTGATCTTCGACCCGACTGGCGAGCGGCACGGCTTCTTTTTTCCATCAAGACGCGCGGGGATGACGTACTGCTGCGCGCGCTCACTGCCGAACTTGAACGCGAAGGGCTGGCTGTCGTCGCGCCTCATCACTACTCGCCGAACCTGCTCGCGCCCGAAGGGATCCTGACCAAGAGAAGACCCACGCAAGCCGAGCGCGAAGATGTAGAATTCGCATGGAAACTGGCCCAATCCCTGGGACAGTTCGACATCGGCCAGTGCCTGGTAGTGCGGGAGAAAATCGTTCTTGCCGTCGAGGCCATTGAAGGCACCGACGCAGCCATACGACGCGGCGGACAGCTTGGGGGCCCCGGCGCGGTGGTCGTAAAGCGGCCAAAGCCGACCCAGGACAAAAGGCTCGACCTTCCGGCTTTTGGCCTGAAGACACTGCAAGCCATGGCCGATGTAGGGGCGACGTGCCTGGCCTTTGAGGCTGGCGGATGCATCTTTTTCGAGCAGGACCAGGCCCTTGCTTTTGCCAACGCCCACGACATCGCCCTACTCGGCCTTCCGCCGGGCACCTAG
- the thrC gene encoding threonine synthase: MREANVFPTYRGEMEYVCLGCKARYPIDELHYTCPSCKGVFLLEDTRFSELEKTPGTAWRDIFDLRAATKNPALRGIFRFYELMAPVVAEEDIVYLGEGNTPVTRSSSALERLVGQPMAFKNDGQNPSASFKDRGMACAYSYLRHLVAKHDWDNVLTICASTGDTSAAAALYAAYVGAPLTSVVLLPQGKVTAQQLSQPLGSGAKVLEIPGVFDDCMKVVEYLADHYRVALLNSKNAWRILGQESYAFEVAQWYDWDLRGKVIFVPIGNAGNITAIMSGFLKLLRLGIIEALPRIVGVQSEHANPVFRYYAQDAEQRRFEAVKVRPSVAQAAMIGNPVSFPRVAYLAEQYQKLGGAGSFQVVQVSEQRIIESMLLANRHGHIACTQGGECLAGLLKAKELGLMEEGELAVLDATAHALKFAGFQDMYFHDGFGPEFEITPDKKLANVPRLVIDQDEKSRLSEDAFTVQAAQNVVGILGLDKK, encoded by the coding sequence ATGCGCGAAGCCAACGTTTTTCCCACCTACAGAGGGGAAATGGAATATGTCTGCCTCGGTTGTAAGGCCAGATACCCCATCGACGAATTGCATTACACGTGTCCAAGCTGCAAGGGTGTTTTTCTGCTGGAGGACACACGTTTTTCCGAGTTGGAAAAGACACCCGGCACTGCCTGGCGCGATATTTTCGACCTGCGCGCGGCGACCAAGAATCCGGCCCTGCGCGGTATCTTCCGTTTTTACGAGCTGATGGCTCCTGTCGTGGCCGAAGAGGACATTGTCTATCTGGGGGAGGGCAACACCCCCGTGACCCGCTCCTCGTCCGCCCTGGAGCGTCTGGTGGGCCAACCCATGGCCTTCAAGAATGACGGCCAGAATCCGTCCGCGTCATTCAAGGATCGCGGCATGGCCTGCGCCTATTCGTATCTGCGCCATCTTGTCGCCAAACACGACTGGGACAATGTCCTGACCATCTGCGCCTCCACCGGTGATACCTCGGCCGCAGCGGCGCTCTACGCGGCGTATGTGGGCGCCCCCTTGACTTCGGTCGTGCTTTTGCCGCAGGGCAAGGTCACTGCGCAGCAACTGTCCCAGCCTCTCGGAAGTGGGGCAAAAGTACTCGAGATCCCTGGTGTTTTTGACGACTGCATGAAGGTGGTCGAGTATCTGGCCGATCATTATCGTGTGGCGCTCCTCAACTCCAAGAACGCCTGGCGCATCCTTGGGCAGGAGAGCTATGCCTTTGAAGTGGCGCAGTGGTATGATTGGGATCTGCGCGGCAAGGTTATTTTCGTGCCCATCGGCAATGCAGGAAACATCACGGCCATCATGAGCGGATTCCTGAAACTCCTGCGGCTTGGGATCATAGAGGCCCTGCCCCGCATCGTCGGAGTACAGTCCGAGCATGCAAATCCGGTGTTCAGGTACTATGCCCAGGACGCGGAGCAGCGCAGGTTCGAGGCCGTGAAGGTGCGCCCGTCAGTTGCCCAGGCGGCAATGATCGGCAATCCCGTGTCGTTTCCCCGGGTGGCGTACCTGGCCGAGCAGTACCAGAAGCTGGGTGGCGCGGGATCGTTTCAGGTCGTGCAGGTCAGCGAACAGCGCATCATCGAGTCCATGCTGCTTGCCAACCGGCATGGCCATATCGCCTGCACCCAGGGCGGAGAATGCCTGGCCGGGCTCCTTAAAGCCAAGGAGCTTGGACTCATGGAAGAAGGCGAGCTTGCCGTGCTTGACGCCACGGCGCATGCTTTGAAGTTCGCCGGATTTCAGGACATGTATTTTCATGATGGCTTCGGTCCCGAATTCGAGATCACGCCGGACAAAAAGCTGGCCAATGTGCCGCGCCTGGTCATTGATCAGGATGAAAAGTCGCGTCTGTCCGAGGATGCGTTTACGGTTCAGGCTGCCCAGAATGTGGTCGGCATCCTGGGGCTCGACAAAAAATGA
- a CDS encoding UbiA-like polyprenyltransferase: MFSIWRKTVLLARMVKIEHSIFALPFAYLGMLWAADGWPGWRIFLALTVAMVAVRSFAMAVNRLADLPIDSKNPRTLTRPLVTGELKVSETLVFIAVSALVFVGGCWQLNSLCLALSPLALVWSALYSYTKRFTFLCHFFLGTVLGLAPLAGWLAVSPEIVLAPVLLGLGVTFWVAGFDILYACQDAEFDQAEGLHSLPAGKGVPIALALSTFSHVITALFFLLAGWSAGAGLVYAGFCLFVAVILLFEHRLISADDLSKVNLAFFTLNGFVAVFLFAGAVIDTTLG, from the coding sequence ATGTTTTCGATCTGGCGTAAAACCGTTCTGCTGGCGCGCATGGTCAAGATAGAACATTCGATCTTTGCCCTGCCGTTCGCCTATCTCGGGATGCTCTGGGCCGCAGACGGCTGGCCGGGCTGGAGGATATTTCTGGCCCTGACCGTGGCCATGGTGGCCGTGCGGTCCTTCGCCATGGCCGTCAATCGCCTTGCGGATCTTCCCATTGATTCCAAAAACCCGCGCACCCTGACCCGGCCTTTGGTGACGGGCGAACTCAAGGTTTCCGAAACGCTGGTTTTCATAGCCGTCAGCGCCCTTGTCTTCGTCGGGGGGTGCTGGCAGCTCAACTCCCTCTGTCTGGCGCTTTCTCCTCTGGCACTGGTCTGGTCCGCACTCTACAGCTACACCAAACGATTCACCTTTCTGTGCCATTTTTTTCTGGGCACTGTCCTTGGGCTTGCCCCCCTGGCCGGATGGCTCGCCGTGTCTCCGGAGATTGTGCTCGCTCCAGTCCTTTTGGGTCTGGGAGTGACGTTCTGGGTGGCCGGATTTGATATCCTCTACGCCTGCCAGGACGCCGAATTCGATCAGGCCGAGGGCCTGCATTCTTTGCCGGCAGGCAAAGGGGTGCCGATCGCGCTGGCTCTTTCGACCTTCAGCCATGTGATAACAGCCCTCTTTTTCCTTCTGGCCGGCTGGTCTGCCGGAGCCGGGCTTGTCTATGCGGGTTTTTGTCTGTTCGTGGCAGTGATCCTGCTTTTCGAGCACCGACTGATCAGTGCCGATGACCTGAGCAAGGTCAACCTGGCTTTTTTCACCTTGAACGGGTTTGTAGCGGTTTTCTTGTTTGCGGGCGCGGTCATCGACACGACGCTTGGGTAA